In a genomic window of Niallia taxi:
- a CDS encoding aldehyde dehydrogenase family protein: MTQLSGLLKEKVERFLNGQKKLFINGEFVESTSQKTFDTYNPATGEVLATVFEAGPEDIDRAVKAARKAFDEGPWSKISASERSRLMYKLADLMEENSAELAQLETLDNGKPIRETTNADIPLAVEHMRYYAGWSTKIVGQTIPVSGPFLNYTRHEAVGVVGQIIPWNFPLLMAMWKLGAALATGCTVVLKPAEQTPLSALYLAELFQQAGFPEGVVNIVPGFGETAGQPLVDHPLVDKIAFTGSTEIGKLIMANASKTLKRVTLELGGKSPNIILPDADLSKAIPGALNGVMFNQGQVCCAGSRVFIQKKHFDNVVADMASHAKNIQQGAGIHADTEIGPLVSVEQQNRVLGYIEKGLNEGAQLVVGGTKPQEQGYFVSPTIFADVRDEMTIAKEEIFGPVISAMPYDDLDELISRANSSEYGLAAGVWTQNVGKAHYIASKLRAGTVWVNCYNTFDAASPFGGYKQSGIGREMGSYALENYTEVKSVWVGLE; encoded by the coding sequence ATGACTCAATTATCTGGATTGCTAAAAGAAAAGGTAGAAAGATTCCTTAACGGCCAGAAAAAACTATTTATTAACGGTGAATTTGTTGAAAGCACCTCACAAAAAACCTTCGATACATACAACCCGGCAACAGGAGAGGTGTTAGCAACTGTTTTCGAAGCAGGCCCAGAAGACATTGACCGTGCTGTCAAAGCAGCCCGCAAAGCATTCGATGAAGGCCCATGGTCCAAAATAAGCGCATCTGAAAGAAGCCGCCTCATGTATAAACTCGCAGATTTAATGGAAGAAAACAGTGCCGAGCTAGCACAGCTCGAAACATTAGATAACGGCAAACCAATCCGCGAAACAACAAATGCCGATATCCCACTGGCAGTCGAGCATATGCGCTACTACGCAGGCTGGTCCACAAAAATCGTCGGCCAAACAATCCCAGTCAGCGGACCATTCCTAAACTACACACGCCATGAGGCAGTCGGAGTCGTCGGCCAAATCATTCCATGGAACTTCCCGCTTCTAATGGCAATGTGGAAGCTCGGCGCTGCACTAGCAACAGGCTGTACCGTCGTCCTAAAGCCAGCCGAACAAACACCACTGTCAGCCCTTTACCTCGCAGAATTATTCCAACAAGCAGGTTTCCCAGAAGGAGTCGTCAACATCGTCCCAGGCTTTGGCGAAACAGCTGGCCAGCCGCTAGTAGATCACCCATTAGTAGATAAAATCGCCTTCACCGGATCGACTGAAATCGGTAAATTAATTATGGCAAATGCCTCAAAAACATTGAAACGAGTTACATTGGAGCTTGGAGGAAAATCACCGAACATCATCCTGCCAGATGCAGATTTATCAAAGGCAATACCAGGTGCACTTAACGGCGTGATGTTTAACCAAGGACAGGTTTGCTGTGCCGGCTCCCGTGTGTTTATCCAGAAGAAGCATTTTGATAATGTCGTTGCTGATATGGCATCACATGCAAAAAATATTCAACAAGGTGCAGGTATTCATGCAGATACAGAAATTGGCCCGTTAGTTTCTGTTGAACAGCAGAATCGAGTACTTGGCTATATTGAAAAAGGCCTAAACGAAGGTGCACAGCTTGTAGTCGGCGGTACTAAGCCACAAGAACAGGGCTACTTCGTTTCCCCTACGATATTCGCTGATGTACGCGATGAAATGACAATTGCGAAGGAAGAAATCTTCGGCCCAGTTATTTCAGCAATGCCTTATGATGATTTAGATGAATTGATTAGCCGTGCTAACAGCAGTGAGTATGGCTTAGCAGCAGGAGTATGGACGCAGAATGTTGGCAAAGCCCATTATATTGCGAGCAAGCTCCGTGCCGGAACTGTTTGGGTGAATTGTTATAATACGTTTGATGCTGCTTCACCGTTTGGTGGATATAAGCAATCTGGAATTGGGCGTGAGATGGGCTCTTATGCGTTGGAGAATTATACGGAGGTTAAGAGTGTTTGGGTTGGTTTGGAGTAG
- a CDS encoding SAR2788 family putative toxin — MKKVTSLLIACTLIVSLIHPKVLGIASAEGIDNTSYINSKMDTENEMDVDNIDEDIQEVNEDFQNQIGEIADEVGIENVEELNAEITEATEDNITLESNIENEDLSAKVEVDMDAESENIKLTGEVTDSEGQTTAYDYDVEVNEVDGEKFKVTFTDSITGETIEYDNTELSASIAPYVFYIIGATAVKIAINYVGKKAVITIGKRTFKQVSNKTAKSALKNFKDYTVTAGKYKITVTKSKMSHVLETHHPRYWTGKQKKNMYNPDLSINDVKNIINTVIRKNSSKVEKGIKNGQKTTIESKVNGVKYRVIVTKDKRISTAFPVEE, encoded by the coding sequence ATGAAAAAAGTCACATCATTATTAATAGCTTGTACTTTAATCGTTTCATTGATTCACCCAAAAGTCTTAGGAATAGCCTCGGCTGAAGGAATAGATAACACTAGCTACATAAATTCTAAAATGGATACTGAGAATGAAATGGATGTAGATAATATTGATGAGGATATCCAAGAAGTAAATGAAGATTTTCAAAATCAAATAGGTGAAATTGCTGATGAAGTAGGTATAGAGAATGTAGAAGAACTCAATGCAGAAATAACTGAAGCAACTGAAGATAATATCACACTTGAAAGTAATATTGAAAATGAAGATTTGTCTGCAAAAGTTGAAGTAGACATGGATGCTGAATCTGAGAATATAAAATTGACAGGAGAAGTTACTGATTCGGAGGGGCAAACAACAGCATATGATTATGATGTTGAGGTAAATGAAGTAGATGGAGAAAAGTTTAAAGTAACCTTTACAGATTCTATTACCGGAGAAACAATTGAGTATGATAATACAGAATTAAGTGCATCAATAGCACCATACGTCTTTTATATTATAGGAGCTACAGCCGTAAAGATAGCTATTAATTATGTTGGAAAAAAGGCAGTAATCACAATTGGAAAAAGAACTTTCAAACAAGTTTCAAATAAAACGGCAAAAAGTGCTTTAAAAAACTTTAAAGATTATACTGTTACAGCAGGAAAATACAAAATAACTGTAACTAAGAGTAAAATGTCACATGTTCTTGAAACTCATCATCCGAGGTATTGGACTGGCAAGCAAAAGAAAAATATGTATAACCCAGATTTATCTATTAATGATGTTAAAAATATTATTAATACAGTTATACGAAAAAATTCTTCTAAAGTTGAGAAAGGAATAAAGAATGGGCAAAAAACAACAATTGAATCAAAAGTTAATGGTGTAAAATATAGAGTAATAGTTACCAAGGATAAACGCATTAGTACTGCATTTCCAGTAGAAGAATAG
- a CDS encoding S8 family serine peptidase, protein MKKYYVFTACLLITFIFLIIYGSKGDSNPLDKRKTKVNQEESYNWGFDAIKYYKEKPSESKIKVAVLDSGIFPHDDLSGKITKALNTFNNQPLEDEYGHGTAVAGIITANDNNNGITGVSQNIELYNVKVLDKNGKGKIENLIKGIEWCIAERVDIINISFGVQIDDRQLKKTIDDAINKGIIIVAAAGNTYGFGVDFPAKYENVLSINSVNTKLKRTSSAAKGKIDFSAPGDKIFSTSNDGKYEYFSGTSFSTAFATGIIARKLVKFGPIKSHSSYIEFMQIIRQSVIQKEPIKDYGYGILIVEEEE, encoded by the coding sequence ATGAAGAAATATTATGTATTCACAGCCTGTTTATTAATTACTTTTATTTTTCTCATTATCTACGGCTCAAAAGGCGATAGTAATCCTTTAGACAAGAGAAAAACAAAAGTAAATCAAGAAGAAAGTTACAATTGGGGATTTGATGCTATTAAATATTACAAAGAAAAACCAAGCGAGTCTAAAATAAAAGTTGCAGTTTTAGATAGTGGTATATTTCCTCATGATGATTTAAGTGGAAAAATAACTAAAGCACTTAATACATTTAATAATCAGCCCTTAGAAGATGAGTATGGACATGGAACGGCCGTTGCCGGCATAATTACTGCCAATGATAATAATAATGGTATAACAGGCGTTTCCCAAAATATTGAATTATATAATGTTAAAGTGCTAGACAAAAATGGAAAAGGTAAAATCGAAAATTTAATAAAAGGTATAGAATGGTGTATTGCCGAAAGAGTGGATATTATCAATATTAGTTTTGGTGTACAAATAGACGACAGACAACTCAAGAAAACAATAGATGATGCAATAAATAAAGGAATAATAATTGTTGCAGCAGCAGGCAATACCTATGGTTTTGGTGTGGATTTTCCAGCTAAATATGAGAATGTTCTGTCGATAAATTCAGTAAATACAAAATTAAAAAGGACTAGTTCTGCTGCCAAAGGTAAAATTGACTTTTCGGCACCAGGTGATAAAATCTTCTCAACCTCGAATGACGGAAAATATGAGTATTTTAGTGGAACCTCATTCTCTACCGCCTTTGCAACTGGCATTATCGCTAGAAAACTAGTAAAGTTTGGACCTATTAAATCCCACTCTTCATATATCGAATTTATGCAAATAATAAGACAGTCTGTAATACAAAAAGAGCCTATTAAAGATTATGGTTACGGTATTTTAATAGTAGAAGAGGAGGAATAA
- a CDS encoding Imm6 family immunity protein: MNKNKFSILSDEGKVLFFILLSKEILSDFSQDEDRQLAQNALSKCLKWVKNKEVIGYELYNLLDDEENGITIIQELSENEKDSAAWNCIINTVAYTSRKAMEKEGVEYFPEPIALVVDDTIVENFISSIEQVKGDSILLIKKKYEQLLSNLDK, translated from the coding sequence ATGAACAAAAATAAATTCAGCATTTTATCAGATGAAGGAAAAGTACTCTTTTTTATTCTGCTCTCAAAAGAAATTTTAAGCGACTTTTCACAAGATGAAGATAGACAGCTCGCACAAAACGCACTTTCAAAATGCTTGAAATGGGTAAAAAACAAGGAAGTAATTGGTTATGAACTTTATAATCTATTAGATGATGAAGAGAATGGAATCACAATTATTCAAGAGCTGTCCGAAAATGAGAAAGATAGCGCTGCATGGAACTGCATTATTAACACAGTTGCTTATACAAGTCGAAAAGCTATGGAAAAGGAGGGGGTAGAATACTTTCCAGAACCAATTGCCCTAGTAGTGGATGATACAATAGTGGAGAATTTTATTAGTTCTATTGAGCAAGTTAAAGGTGATTCTATTCTCCTAATAAAGAAGAAATACGAGCAACTTTTATCAAACTTAGATAAATAA
- a CDS encoding Imm6 family immunity protein: MLNRFERLNSNKQVVYLLGLSEAIIKRLSTSPNFNAAKNALETCWEWAETKEHSADDIYNLLDDGTEETSLFMLMQDETEEVNELAFGCIVDAVSYTNWIVFQNEGLGYLPAPIENVDLSLVEQFLDGFYHITEANKILAERFMTLLEQNNVNEIIRNRAQIKENRVPGFFHN, from the coding sequence ATGTTAAATAGATTTGAGAGATTAAATTCGAATAAACAGGTTGTTTATTTATTAGGGTTAAGTGAGGCAATAATCAAACGATTATCGACCTCTCCAAATTTTAATGCTGCAAAGAATGCATTGGAAACATGCTGGGAGTGGGCTGAAACTAAAGAACATTCAGCTGATGATATTTACAATTTGTTAGATGATGGAACAGAGGAAACTAGTCTTTTTATGCTAATGCAGGATGAAACCGAAGAGGTGAACGAATTAGCATTTGGCTGTATTGTAGATGCTGTCTCTTATACAAATTGGATTGTGTTTCAGAATGAAGGTCTAGGATATTTACCTGCCCCTATTGAGAACGTTGATTTGAGCCTTGTAGAACAATTTTTAGATGGTTTTTATCATATAACAGAAGCCAATAAGATCCTAGCGGAAAGATTTATGACACTCTTAGAACAAAATAATGTAAATGAAATAATTCGTAACCGTGCTCAAATTAAGGAAAATAGGGTACCTGGATTCTTTCATAACTGA
- a CDS encoding DUF1672 family protein, translated as MVKNTKILLCSIGLSIMLGGCSGMNNTKETQAEPFNDSLVSVQDYIGEGYALSYGKDTDKLAEKNKNQIEEAALKFFKDNYKTDVYVHNVVGSSDGATIFVESKGKVHFYTYAVVPIDEQGKQVLTDKIWAEEYQVENAIKGGLYHMIFNEEFKKLDSYLESLAAKGQVTGKTKEALQNVGGHGYMTPYYFLALTSKEEAIKPVYDLYISNPDESAENLRNAYDENLFKAENFKINIQLFMADKQAKPSEEIFNQVTKELEEMDSIPTGTYSFSLNDNFIDKQSAEGAKENSIKRGFPDYIIKE; from the coding sequence ATGGTCAAGAATACAAAAATTTTGCTCTGCAGTATTGGGTTATCAATAATGCTTGGAGGCTGTTCTGGTATGAATAATACTAAAGAAACACAAGCTGAACCTTTTAACGACAGCTTGGTGAGCGTTCAGGATTATATAGGCGAAGGTTATGCTCTGTCATATGGAAAAGATACCGATAAACTTGCTGAAAAGAACAAAAACCAGATAGAAGAAGCAGCTTTAAAGTTTTTTAAGGATAACTATAAAACGGATGTTTATGTACATAATGTAGTCGGTAGCAGTGATGGGGCAACGATTTTTGTAGAATCCAAAGGGAAAGTACATTTCTATACTTATGCCGTTGTACCAATTGATGAACAAGGAAAGCAAGTGTTGACAGATAAAATTTGGGCAGAAGAATACCAGGTGGAAAATGCCATTAAAGGCGGATTATATCACATGATTTTTAATGAAGAATTCAAAAAGCTTGATAGTTACCTTGAGTCGCTTGCAGCAAAAGGGCAAGTTACTGGTAAAACAAAAGAAGCTCTCCAAAATGTTGGTGGACATGGATATATGACTCCGTATTATTTTTTAGCGCTAACAAGTAAAGAAGAGGCGATTAAACCTGTTTATGACCTTTATATAAGCAATCCTGATGAAAGTGCAGAAAATTTGCGGAATGCCTATGATGAGAACTTGTTTAAGGCTGAAAATTTCAAAATTAATATTCAGTTATTTATGGCTGACAAGCAGGCAAAACCAAGTGAAGAAATATTCAACCAAGTTACAAAAGAGTTAGAGGAGATGGATTCAATACCAACTGGTACCTATAGCTTCTCGCTCAATGATAACTTCATTGATAAACAAAGTGCTGAAGGGGCTAAAGAAAATTCAATAAAACGTGGTTTCCCGGATTACATTATTAAGGAATAA
- a CDS encoding LptM family lipoprotein, giving the protein MKKKLVTSLVLATCLFLAACGNDAEISSAEVEKKADEQNMTSTEAARSELTKAGQKAETKDGMLELLKMKEINKTIDVSPLAVTIKDMRLFKMTNVTQEHIDVLKIASQAADDIKDEYVYVQVRYEVENKEDKNIAWDGLKHVVTDKGQQVDRLGNDIIYTEADSLAPFAGKVTKEFDDGFIFKLEEAEDISKIKFVFAPSMDGETYEDITSIQEVEYSFE; this is encoded by the coding sequence GTGAAAAAGAAGTTAGTAACATCACTAGTATTAGCAACTTGCTTATTTCTTGCTGCATGTGGCAATGATGCAGAAATATCTTCAGCAGAAGTAGAAAAAAAGGCTGATGAGCAAAATATGACATCTACAGAAGCTGCCCGATCGGAGCTTACTAAAGCTGGTCAAAAGGCAGAAACGAAGGATGGCATGCTTGAGTTGTTGAAAATGAAGGAAATAAATAAAACGATTGATGTTTCACCATTAGCAGTAACAATTAAAGATATGAGACTATTTAAAATGACGAATGTTACACAAGAGCATATAGATGTGCTAAAGATTGCTTCGCAGGCTGCAGATGACATTAAAGATGAATATGTCTATGTGCAGGTACGCTATGAGGTGGAAAACAAGGAAGATAAGAACATTGCTTGGGACGGTTTAAAGCATGTGGTAACAGATAAAGGACAGCAGGTTGATAGATTAGGAAATGACATTATCTACACGGAAGCTGATAGCTTGGCGCCATTCGCAGGTAAAGTAACAAAGGAGTTTGATGATGGATTCATTTTCAAACTAGAGGAAGCGGAGGATATCTCAAAAATTAAGTTTGTTTTTGCTCCTTCTATGGATGGAGAGACGTATGAAGACATAACTTCAATACAAGAAGTAGAATATTCATTCGAATAG
- a CDS encoding SDR family oxidoreductase — protein MTGSTGYLGSALLFRLKDTEYKVKITSRKRPRDWQQLDWVYSDLVSGEGLEDAVKDVDVVIHAATSPMKNIKKVEIEGLGNLLSKLQHIQHFIYPSIVGIEEIPWKYYQLKLEAEELLSKSTVPYTIARATQFHGFVENLLLSKPFFNRYVIPGRWKVQSVDVHEFAMHLIDLVDIGPQERVEDYGGPEIMTIREMAEVKINTKKEENLVFDVSLPGRISKAFVEGKNTNINIQKGEVTFEQFLRNK, from the coding sequence GTGACAGGTTCAACAGGTTATTTAGGTTCCGCCTTGCTGTTTCGTCTAAAAGATACTGAATACAAGGTTAAGATAACCTCTAGAAAAAGACCTCGAGATTGGCAACAGTTGGATTGGGTTTATAGCGATTTGGTATCAGGAGAGGGATTGGAAGATGCTGTAAAGGATGTAGATGTCGTCATTCATGCAGCAACAAGCCCAATGAAAAACATCAAAAAGGTAGAAATAGAAGGTTTAGGAAATCTGTTGAGTAAGTTACAACATATACAGCACTTTATTTATCCTTCCATCGTGGGCATCGAAGAAATACCTTGGAAATACTATCAACTGAAGTTAGAAGCCGAAGAACTGTTAAGTAAAAGTACTGTTCCTTACACAATTGCACGTGCCACGCAATTTCATGGATTTGTAGAAAATTTACTTTTATCCAAACCTTTCTTTAACAGATATGTCATTCCAGGGAGATGGAAGGTGCAGAGTGTAGACGTGCATGAATTTGCTATGCATCTAATTGATTTGGTGGATATAGGTCCCCAAGAAAGGGTGGAGGACTATGGTGGACCTGAGATAATGACAATTAGAGAGATGGCTGAAGTAAAAATTAACACGAAGAAAGAAGAGAATTTAGTATTTGATGTTTCTTTGCCGGGTAGGATATCTAAGGCTTTCGTTGAAGGAAAGAACACAAATATAAATATTCAGAAGGGGGAAGTTACCTTCGAACAGTTTCTACGTAATAAGTAG
- a CDS encoding flavin-dependent monooxygenase, with product MVPLQDNRIYWFACVNAKFKNSPLRNFTVQNLIKIFEGYHDPIPEILAQTSDNQLLQHDIYVLPPINRFVFGNIVLLGGLFYITLFL from the coding sequence TTGGTTCCTTTACAGGACAATCGAATCTATTGGTTCGCTTGCGTTAATGCCAAATTTAAGAATTCTCCATTAAGAAACTTTACTGTACAGAACTTGATTAAAATATTTGAAGGCTACCATGACCCGATACCTGAGATACTGGCGCAAACCTCTGATAATCAATTGCTCCAGCATGATATTTATGTTCTGCCACCAATTAACCGCTTTGTGTTTGGGAACATTGTTTTGCTCGGTGGCTTATTTTATATCACGTTATTCTTATAA
- a CDS encoding NAD(P)-binding protein: MKVIIIGSGIGGLSTAIALRKIGMEVEVFESKPEVRYAGPD, encoded by the coding sequence ATGAAAGTAATCATCATAGGCTCAGGAATTGGAGGACTTAGCACAGCCATTGCCCTTCGTAAAATTGGGATGGAAGTAGAAGTTTTTGAGAGTAAGCCTGAAGTGCGTTACGCAGGTCCGGACTAA
- a CDS encoding DUF2247 family protein has translation MNLKDLKNKNIKYDWKTIFVGVQENYFSKDVISDYAVELMEIGDESEFVSELAWGVSSEDLDKVMLEIKTNFFPELDEESAILVEENRKLRFVCLSQIKERCKEDNELLNKIAEFYGNHHYPKDMVSFVNYLPQEVPSTKDDMVNRFEKFLKLE, from the coding sequence ATGAACTTAAAAGACTTAAAAAATAAAAATATTAAGTATGACTGGAAAACTATTTTTGTAGGTGTCCAAGAAAATTATTTTAGTAAAGACGTTATCTCTGACTATGCGGTTGAATTAATGGAGATTGGTGATGAAAGTGAGTTTGTTAGTGAACTTGCATGGGGAGTATCTAGTGAAGATTTAGATAAAGTTATGCTAGAAATAAAAACTAATTTCTTTCCTGAATTAGATGAAGAAAGCGCAATATTAGTAGAGGAGAATAGAAAACTCAGATTTGTTTGTTTATCTCAAATAAAAGAAAGATGTAAAGAAGATAATGAATTATTAAATAAAATTGCAGAGTTTTATGGAAATCATCACTATCCAAAAGATATGGTGAGTTTTGTTAATTATCTGCCTCAAGAAGTCCCAAGTACGAAAGACGATATGGTAAATAGGTTTGAAAAATTTTTAAAATTAGAGTGA
- a CDS encoding bacteriocin immunity protein — protein MYQKLTVKELVELVNKIYNPMLSDEEVSEYIEILEENVPHPAPSDLIFWNDEDLSPEEVVEIALAYKEEK, from the coding sequence ATGTATCAGAAACTAACCGTTAAAGAACTAGTTGAACTAGTAAATAAAATATATAATCCTATGCTATCTGATGAAGAGGTAAGTGAATATATAGAAATCTTAGAAGAAAATGTTCCTCACCCTGCTCCCAGTGACTTAATTTTTTGGAACGATGAGGATTTATCACCAGAGGAAGTAGTGGAGATTGCATTAGCATATAAAGAAGAAAAATAA
- a CDS encoding SecY-interacting protein Syd: MQIYFQMRKEIANEGLDFLFKTPISSEDNLIIYDGEVDEEEYISWKPVERTVLQDFTSLEDEFDIKLHKSIVEYFNSYWFADLDGFYQEHYIALEPVLPNSEISSFRESLKGYKENHGDSLKKIPIGIEGNGLLVVIENNNGIIQLEDFERGTFEHIAENIQELIGNLRLKR; encoded by the coding sequence ATGCAGATATACTTTCAAATGAGAAAAGAGATAGCTAATGAAGGTTTAGATTTTTTATTTAAAACACCAATTAGTAGTGAAGATAACCTAATAATTTATGATGGAGAAGTTGATGAGGAAGAATATATCTCATGGAAACCTGTAGAAAGGACTGTTTTACAGGACTTTACAAGTTTAGAAGATGAATTTGATATAAAATTGCATAAATCAATAGTGGAATATTTTAACTCATATTGGTTTGCAGATTTAGATGGATTTTATCAGGAACACTATATTGCATTAGAGCCTGTGCTACCGAATAGCGAGATAAGTTCATTCCGAGAGTCACTGAAAGGATATAAAGAAAATCATGGGGATAGTTTAAAGAAGATACCTATTGGGATTGAAGGGAATGGTTTGTTGGTGGTTATTGAGAACAATAATGGAATAATACAATTAGAAGATTTTGAAAGAGGGACATTTGAGCATATTGCTGAGAATATCCAAGAATTAATAGGGAATTTGAGACTGAAAAGATAG
- a CDS encoding pre-toxin TG domain-containing protein, with product MEATRQGSSISPIHFDAEAYQSSDAYQSMVEAKTQTNSYLSFKKEEKEAREIANRPWYEDLWEGTKTFAGELTGYYDYIRAKDGVDPVTGAKLTEGQRVAAGAMAAAGFIPIVGWAGRALKGGKGIYSATKAINTADHALDAYKNVHTFTKLEQTEMGIYGLISANGLSEYITGKDMFGNKLTNEQRQASITQSMIGAIPFVPFAPGMVKEAARISELPVNKTYQLVQTGLSKSQLKYKGFLTNIYQPNSQLSPLGPSMAMFKSDDVNNNVKKVSNHSVKSTSKESTPIKNAGKTEMKYDFSQYEKKLVGNTWVLSKNGRTDQDATKASMAYNEAIKKGEIKLDNEPESDIYLEQIQAAKEGYNLWTGEELSRLESNSIIFSSLIGSVYGFRGGKISGRSIKVSKGDLAKVKEKVKGNRGNTEVTKGIDKVNHPIRTYRNADLKKLEEKYTADPRITVEMPYVGKSKAGTNSEGWLRDKDFYWKEIMNKHPESLSKANKQKIQLGFSPINDKTYREHFPQYDIKELYNDKLIHHHVGGGGQAVAVPSKLHPGTGGIHNAEKAAGVWGNDSEYAELLEKFLNK from the coding sequence ATGGAAGCAACAAGACAAGGAAGCAGTATTTCACCCATCCATTTTGATGCAGAAGCCTATCAATCGAGTGATGCATATCAGTCCATGGTAGAAGCAAAGACACAAACTAACAGCTACCTCTCCTTTAAAAAGGAAGAGAAAGAAGCGAGGGAAATAGCAAACCGCCCATGGTATGAAGACCTATGGGAGGGCACGAAAACCTTCGCCGGCGAGTTAACCGGTTATTATGACTACATACGAGCTAAAGACGGAGTTGATCCCGTTACAGGTGCAAAGTTAACGGAAGGACAACGAGTAGCGGCTGGCGCAATGGCAGCAGCAGGCTTCATCCCAATTGTCGGCTGGGCAGGAAGAGCCCTTAAAGGCGGCAAAGGCATCTATTCAGCAACGAAAGCGATTAATACAGCTGATCATGCGCTTGACGCTTATAAAAATGTCCACACCTTTACTAAACTAGAACAAACAGAAATGGGCATATATGGCCTTATTTCAGCAAATGGACTATCGGAATATATAACAGGAAAAGATATGTTCGGCAACAAGCTCACTAATGAACAGCGCCAAGCAAGTATTACCCAAAGCATGATTGGAGCAATACCATTTGTCCCATTTGCCCCTGGCATGGTAAAAGAAGCAGCTCGAATCAGCGAACTACCAGTCAATAAAACATACCAGCTAGTGCAAACTGGATTAAGCAAAAGCCAATTAAAATATAAAGGCTTTCTGACAAATATTTATCAACCTAACAGCCAACTCTCTCCACTTGGTCCAAGTATGGCTATGTTTAAGTCAGACGATGTAAACAATAACGTAAAGAAAGTTTCCAATCATTCTGTTAAGAGTACCAGCAAAGAAAGTACACCTATAAAAAACGCTGGTAAAACAGAAATGAAGTATGACTTCAGCCAATATGAGAAAAAGCTCGTTGGCAATACATGGGTCCTTAGTAAAAACGGCCGTACTGATCAGGATGCTACCAAAGCCAGTATGGCATATAATGAAGCTATAAAAAAGGGCGAAATCAAATTAGATAACGAACCAGAATCAGATATCTATCTTGAACAAATCCAAGCAGCAAAAGAAGGATATAATCTTTGGACTGGAGAAGAGTTATCGAGGCTAGAATCTAATTCCATTATCTTTAGCAGTTTAATTGGGAGTGTTTATGGTTTTAGAGGTGGGAAGATTTCTGGTAGGTCGATAAAGGTTTCTAAGGGTGATTTGGCGAAGGTTAAAGAGAAGGTTAAGGGAAATAGGGGTAATACTGAAGTTACTAAGGGTATAGATAAGGTTAATCATCCTATAAGAACTTATAGGAATGCTGATTTAAAAAAATTAGAAGAAAAATATACTGCAGACCCAAGAATTACAGTAGAAATGCCTTATGTGGGTAAGAGTAAAGCAGGAACCAATTCAGAAGGCTGGTTACGTGATAAAGACTTTTATTGGAAAGAAATAATGAATAAACATCCAGAAAGTTTAAGTAAAGCAAATAAACAAAAAATTCAATTGGGTTTCTCTCCGATAAATGATAAAACATATAGAGAACACTTCCCTCAATATGATATAAAGGAATTATATAATGATAAATTAATCCATCATCATGTAGGTGGGGGTGGTCAAGCAGTTGCAGTGCCTTCCAAGCTACACCCAGGAACAGGTGGTATACATAATGCGGAAAAAGCTGCAGGTGTTTGGGGAAATGACAGTGAGTATGCTGAATTACTTGAAAAATTTTTAAATAAGTAA
- a CDS encoding T7SS effector LXG polymorphic toxin: protein MKVLDASSLRDTMKARVKHYKELRTQFTLLHKALQGIVDLDDFEGKGAEAIKGFYLGQLEVVNAWQRLIDRQIAFFEGVSARLEDKELGGHTRVETAFLKEELAYKERQADEMISEQRRAMEQIFRDIDDLVSLTPFSRSRFDDLMMVANKKRTKTIDAVGEVD from the coding sequence ATGAAAGTTTTAGATGCATCTAGTTTACGTGATACAATGAAGGCAAGGGTAAAGCATTATAAAGAGCTGCGCACACAGTTTACACTACTTCATAAAGCATTACAGGGAATTGTTGATTTAGATGATTTTGAAGGCAAGGGTGCGGAAGCTATTAAAGGTTTCTACCTAGGACAATTGGAAGTGGTGAATGCCTGGCAGCGACTGATTGACAGACAGATTGCCTTCTTTGAAGGAGTAAGCGCAAGGCTAGAAGATAAAGAATTAGGTGGCCATACTCGTGTGGAAACAGCTTTTTTAAAAGAGGAGCTTGCATATAAAGAACGTCAGGCAGACGAAATGATTAGTGAACAACGAAGGGCCATGGAGCAAATTTTTAGGGACATTGATGATCTAGTGTCTTTAACGCCTTTTTCCCGCTCCCGCTTTGACGATTTGATGATGGTTGCAAACAAAAAACGGACCAAAACGATCGATGCAGTTGGGGAAGTCGATTAA